In the Drosophila biarmipes strain raj3 chromosome X, RU_DBia_V1.1, whole genome shotgun sequence genome, one interval contains:
- the LOC108023504 gene encoding transcriptional regulator ovo isoform X7, giving the protein MPKIFLIKNRLHQQQQRLLESQNLLQHKSQDDERLVPPLSPTPSGSGSGPSPTPTAQPPPEPQGQGQQQVLGQVPDADQQPLSLTRKRFHHRRHYFGQSRHSLDQLNQGLNQNASTHQARYPAELEVERATGQVQNENFAAELLQRLTPHSSSSTTTTTAAAAEDNIVNPAAPGKGDHLVNTSKATTSVLATKDCTIENSPISIPKNQQEEEAGEGGEQAKERGEEEAALGAAEGESKEEKQVEAREAQEEEEEDDDEVDVGVEAPRPRFYNTGVVLTQAQRKEYPQEPKDLSLTLSHALAQSSPASPQPPHHPHSDSDSDSDSDGGCKLIVDEKPPLPVIKPLSLRLRSTPPPADQRPSPPPPRDPAPAVRCSVIQRAPQASRPGFLLPPLDQLGPEQQEPIDYHVPKRRSPSYDSDEELNARRLERARQVREARRRSTILAARVLLAQSQRLNPRLVRSLPGILAAAAGHGRNSSSSSGAAGQGFQSSGFGSQNSGSGSSSGNQNSGSGAGSPGSGAGGGGGMGGGRDGRGNYGPNSPPTGALPPFYESLKSGQQSTASNNTGQSPGSNHSHFNGNPANFLQNAAAAAYIMSAGSGGAGGGGGGSGSGGGAAGPGGASANSGGGGGGGNGYINCGGVGGPNNNLDGNNLLNFAGVSNYNDSNSKFHNHHHHHHHNNNNNNNNGGQSSMMGHPFYGGNPSAYGIILKDEPDIEYDEAKIDIGTFAQNIIQATMGSSGQFNASAYEDAIMSDLASSGQCPNGAVDPLQFTATLMLSSQTDHLLEQLSDAVDLSSFLQRSCVDDEESTSPRQDFELVSTPSLTPDSVTPVEQHNANTSELDALHENLLTQLTHNMARNGSNQQQHPHHQQHSVQQQQQQQHSVPQQQHNVQQQHNVQQQQHGVQQQPPPSYQHATRGLMMQQQPQHGGYQQQAAMMSQQQQQLLSQQQQSHHQQQQQHAAAYQQHNMYAQQQQHHQQQQQHHFHHQQQQQQQSHHSHHHGHGHDNSNMSLPSPTAAAAAAAAAAAAAAAAAAAHLQRPMSSSSSSGGTNSSNSSGGGSSNSPLLDANAAAAAAAALLDTKPLIQSLGLPPDLQLEFVNGGHGIKNPLAVENAHGGHHRIRNIDCIDDLSKHGHHSQQQQQQQQGSPQQQQGMQQSVQQQQQQQSLQQQQQQQQLHQHHSNSSASSNASSHGSAEALCMGSSSGGANEDSSSGNNKFVCRVCMKTFSLQRLLNRHMKCHSDIKRYLCTFCGKGFNDTFDLKRHTRTHTGVRPYKCNLCEKSFTQRCSLESHCQKVHSVQHQYAYKERRAKMYVCEECGHTTCEPEVHYLHLKNNHPFSPALLKFYDKRHFKFTNSQFANNLLGQLPMPVHN; this is encoded by the exons ATGCCGAAGATTTTCCTGATCAAAAACCGcctgcatcagcagcagcagcgtttGCTGGAGTCGCAGAACTTGCTGCAGCACAAGAGCCAGGACGACGAGCGCCTGGTGCCGCCCCTCAGTCCGACGCCCAGTGGGAGTGGCAGCGGCCCCtcgcccacgcccaccgcccagcCGCCGCCGGAGCCGCAAGGTCAGGGCCAGCAACAGGTGCTCGGCCAGGTGCCGGACGCGGACCAGCAGCCGCTGAGCCTCACGCGCAAGAGGTTCCACCACCGTCGCCACTACTTCGGACAGTCGCGCCACAGCCTCGACCAGCTGAATCAAGGCCTAAACCAGAACGCCAGCACCCATCAAGCACGGTATCCTGCGGAATTGGAAGTCGAACGCGCCACGGGCCAAGTTCAAAATG AAAACTTTGCAGCCGAACTACTGCAGCGCCTGACAccacacagcagcagcagcaccaccaccaccacagcTGCAGCCGCAGAAGATAATATTGTTAACCCTGCAGCGCCTGGTAAGGGCGACCATTTGGTTAATACTAGCAAAGCCACCACCTCCGTTTTAGCCACAAAAGACTGCACAATTGAAAATTCCCCAATTAGCATACCAAAAAatcagcaggaggaggaggcaggAGAGGGAGGGGAGCAGGCGAAGGAGAGAGGGGAAGAGGAAGCGGCGCTAGGCGCAGCAGAAGGAGAGAGCAAAGAGGAGAAGCAAGTGGAGGCAAGAGAggcgcaggaggaggaggaggaggacgacgacgaggtGGATGTGGGCGTAGAGGCGCCACGCCCCCGCTTCTATAACACCGGCGTGGTCCTGACCCAGGCCCAGCGCAAGGAGTATCCCCAGGAGCCAAAGGACTTGTCCCTAACCCTCAGCCACGCCCTCGCCCAATCCTCGCCAGCTTCCCCACAGCCGCCGCATCATCCGCACAGCGACTCggactccgactccgactcgGATGGCGGCTGCAAGCTAATCGTTGACGAGAAGCCCCCATTGCCGGTGATCAAGCCTCTGTCCCTGCGCCTGCGCAGCACACCGCCGCCAGCGGATCAGCGGCCGAGTCCGCCGCCTCCGCGTGACCCGGCGCCCGCCGTTCGCTGCTCGGTGATCCAGAGGGCACCGCAGGCCAGCCGGCCCGGATTCCTCCTGCCGCCCCTCGATCAACTGGGCccggagcagcaggagccCATCGATTACCACGTGCCGAAGCGGCGCAGTCCCTCGTACGATTCCGATGAGGAGCTGAACGCCCGGAGGCTGGAGAGAGCGCGTCAGGTGCGCGAGGCACGACGCAGGAGCACCATTTTGGCCGCCCGCGTCCTCTTGGCCCAGTCCCAAAGGCTAAATCCCCGATTGGTGCGCTCGCTGCCGGGCATTTTGGCCGCTGCCGCGGGACACGGACGCAATAGTAGCAGCTCCAGCGGAGCCGCCGGCCAGGGCTTCCAATCTTCCGGTTTTGGCAGCCAGAACAGCGGTAGCGGCTCGTCCAGTGGCAATCAGAACTCGGGCAGCGGTGCTGGTTCACCCGGATCTGGTGCCGGAGGCGGCGGTGGCATGGGCGGCGGTCGCGACGGCCGAGGGAATTACGGACCCAACTCACCGCCAACGGGAGCATTGCCCCCATTCTACGAGAGCCTCAAGAGCGGCCAACAGAGCACGGCCAGCAACAATACGGGCCAGAGTCCCGGCTCGAATCACTCGCACTTCAACGGGAATCCAGCGAATTTCCTGCAAAACGCCGCAGCGGCAGCGTACATAATGTCAGCTGGGTCTGGAGGAgcaggcggcggaggaggtggcTCCGGGAGCGGAGGTGGAGCAGCCGGACCGGGTGGCGCTTCGGCAAacagtggtggtggtggcggcggcggcaatgGTTACATCAATTGCGGCGGTGTTGGTGGTCCAAACAATAATCTCGACGGTAATAATCTCTTGAACTTCGCCGGTGTTTCTAACTATAACGACTCCAATTCCAAATTCCATAAtcaccatcaccatcatcatcataacaacaacaataacaacaacaacggtgGTCAATCATCGATGATGGGTCATCCCTTTTACGGCGGCAATCCCTCAGCCTACGGGATAATACTGAAGGATGAGCCGGATATCGAGTACGACGAGGCGAAGATCGATATCGGCACCTTTGCGCAGAACATAATCCAGGCAACGATGGGCAGTTCCGGTCAGTTCAATGCCAGCGCCTACGAGGACGCTATCATGTCGGATTTGGCCAGTTCGGGTCAGTGTCCGAACGGGGCCGTCGATCCCCTCCAGTTTACGGCCACGCTGATGCTGAGTTCGCAGACGGATCATCTGCTGGAGCAGCTGTCCGATGCCGTCGACCTGAGCTCGTTCCTGCAGCGCAGCTGCGTGGACGACGAGGAGTCCACCAGTCCGCGGCAGGACTTCGAGCTGGTGTCCACGCCCTCGCTGACGCCGGACTCGGTGACGCCCGTGGAGCAGCACAATGCCAATACATCCGAGCTGGATGCCCTGCACGAGAATCTGTTGACGCAGTTGACCCACAACATGGCCCGGAACGGCAGcaatcagcagcagcatccacatcatcagcagcacagcgtgcaacagcagcagcagcagcagcacagtgtgccacagcagcagcacaatgtgcaacagcagcataatgtgcagcagcagcaacatggtGTGCAGCAGCAACCACCGCCCTCGTATCAGCATGCCACGCGCGGCCTGatgatgcagcagcagccgcagcacgGCGGCTATCAGCAGCAGGCTGCCATGatgtcgcagcagcagcagcaactgctcagccagcagcaacagtcgcaccatcagcagcagcagcaacacgcTGCTGCCTACCAGCAGCACAACATGtatgcccagcagcagcaacaccaccagcaacagcagcagcatcacttccaccaccagcaacagcagcagcaacagtcaCACCACTCGCATCACCATGGCCATGGCCATGACAACAGCAACATGTCGCTGCCCTCGCCAacggctgctgcagctgcggctgctgcggcggctgctgctgcggctgctgccgccgccgctcaTCTGCAGCGACCgatgagcagcagcagcagctccggcggcaccaacagcagcaacagcagcggcggtggcagcagcaacagtccGCTCCTGGACGCAAATGCCgccgcggcagcagcagctgccctGCTCGACACCAAGCCACTCATCCAAAGC TTGGGCTTGCCGCCGGATCTCCAGCTGGAGTTTGTGAACGGCGGACATGGCATTAAGAATCCGCTGGCCGTGGAGAATGCCCATGGTGGCCATCACCGAATACGCAACATCGATTGCATTGATGATCTCAGCAAGCATGGCCACcactcgcagcagcagcaacagcagcagcagggctcaccgcagcaacagcagggcATGCAGCAGtcggtgcagcagcagcagcagcagcaatccctccagcagcaacagcagcagcagcaactgcatcagcaccacagcaacagcagtgcCAGCAGCAATGCCAGCAGTCACGGCTCGGCCGAAGCCCTGTGCATGGGCTCATCCTCCGGCGGGGCCAACGAGGACTCGTCCTCGGGCAACAACAAGTTCGTGTGCCGCGTCTGCATGAAGACCTTCTCGCTGCAGCGACTGCTCAATCGGCACATGAAGTGCCACTCGGACATCAAGCGCTATCTGTGCACCTTCTGCGGCAAGGGCTTCAACGACACCTTCGACCTCAAGCGGCACACGCGCACCCACACGGGCGTGCGGCCGTACAAGTGCAACCTGTGCGAGAAGAGCTTCACGCAGCGCTGCTCCCTGGAGTCGCACTGCCAGAAGGTGCACAGCGTGCAGCACCAGTACGCCTACAAGGAGCGCAGGGCCAAG ATGTACGTGTGCGAGGAGTGCGGCCACACCACCTGCGAGCCGGAGGTTCACTATCTGCACCTGAAGAACAACCATCCGTTCTCGCCGGCGCTGCTCAAGTTCTACGACAAGCGGCACTTCAAGTTCACCAACTCGCAGTTTGCCAACAATCTGCTCGGCCAGCTGCCCATGCCAGTCCATAACTAG
- the LOC108023504 gene encoding transcriptional regulator ovo isoform X4 yields the protein MPKIFLIKNRLHQQQQRLLESQNLLQHKSQDDERLVPPLSPTPSGSGSGPSPTPTAQPPPEPQGQGQQQVLGQVPDADQQPLSLTRKRFHHRRHYFGQSRHSLDQLNQGLNQNASTHQARYPAELEVERATGQVQNENFAAELLQRLTPHSSSSTTTTTAAAAEDNIVNPAAPGKGDHLVNTSKATTSVLATKDCTIENSPISIPKNQQEEEAGEGGEQAKERGEEEAALGAAEGESKEEKQVEAREAQEEEEEDDDEVDVGVEAPRPRFYNTGVVLTQAQRKEYPQEPKDLSLTLSHALAQSSPASPQPPHHPHSDSDSDSDSDGGCKLIVDEKPPLPVIKPLSLRLRSTPPPADQRPSPPPPRDPAPAVRCSVIQRAPQASRPGFLLPPLDQLGPEQQEPIDYHVPKRRSPSYDSDEELNARRLERARQVREARRRSTILAARVLLAQSQRLNPRLVRSLPGILAAAAGHGRNSSSSSGAAGQGFQSSGFGSQNSGSGSSSGNQNSGSGAGSPGSGAGGGGGMGGGRDGRGNYGPNSPPTGALPPFYESLKSGQQSTASNNTGQSPGSNHSHFNGNPANFLQNAAAAAYIMSAGSGGAGGGGGGSGSGGGAAGPGGASANSGGGGGGGNGYINCGGVGGPNNNLDGNNLLNFAGVSNYNDSNSKFHNHHHHHHHNNNNNNNNGGQSSMMGHPFYGGNPSAYGIILKDEPDIEYDEAKIDIGTFAQNIIQATMGSSGQFNASAYEDAIMSDLASSGQCPNGAVDPLQFTATLMLSSQTDHLLEQLSDAVDLSSFLQRSCVDDEESTSPRQDFELVSTPSLTPDSVTPVEQHNANTSELDALHENLLTQLTHNMARNGSNQQQHPHHQQHSVQQQQQQQHSVPQQQHNVQQQHNVQQQQHGVQQQPPPSYQHATRGLMMQQQPQHGGYQQQAAMMSQQQQQLLSQQQQSHHQQQQQHAAAYQQHNMYAQQQQHHQQQQQHHFHHQQQQQQQSHHSHHHGHGHDNSNMSLPSPTAAAAAAAAAAAAAAAAAAAHLQRPMSSSSSSGGTNSSNSSGGGSSNSPLLDANAAAAAAAALLDTKPLIQSGKQITLMKTTRYTEFVEMVALDVLLKPEQCIEVKPEVTEITAEELALEAEAPVVATGTPAPPPPPAAASSSGRKLRGRAKAVAYGSTMITLISTLKSSPEVPATKTVHRTTLRSLASAAAATAAGLLAPSPTVSVLNESKVLQRRLGLPPDLQLEFVNGGHGIKNPLAVENAHGGHHRIRNIDCIDDLSKHGHHSQQQQQQQQGSPQQQQGMQQSVQQQQQQQSLQQQQQQQQLHQHHSNSSASSNASSHGSAEALCMGSSSGGANEDSSSGNNKFVCRVCMKTFSLQRLLNRHMKCHSDIKRYLCTFCGKGFNDTFDLKRHTRTHTGVRPYKCNLCEKSFTQRCSLESHCQKVHSVQHQYAYKERRAKMYVCEECGHTTCEPEVHYLHLKNNHPFSPALLKFYDKRHFKFTNSQFANNLLGQLPMPVHN from the exons ATGCCGAAGATTTTCCTGATCAAAAACCGcctgcatcagcagcagcagcgtttGCTGGAGTCGCAGAACTTGCTGCAGCACAAGAGCCAGGACGACGAGCGCCTGGTGCCGCCCCTCAGTCCGACGCCCAGTGGGAGTGGCAGCGGCCCCtcgcccacgcccaccgcccagcCGCCGCCGGAGCCGCAAGGTCAGGGCCAGCAACAGGTGCTCGGCCAGGTGCCGGACGCGGACCAGCAGCCGCTGAGCCTCACGCGCAAGAGGTTCCACCACCGTCGCCACTACTTCGGACAGTCGCGCCACAGCCTCGACCAGCTGAATCAAGGCCTAAACCAGAACGCCAGCACCCATCAAGCACGGTATCCTGCGGAATTGGAAGTCGAACGCGCCACGGGCCAAGTTCAAAATG AAAACTTTGCAGCCGAACTACTGCAGCGCCTGACAccacacagcagcagcagcaccaccaccaccacagcTGCAGCCGCAGAAGATAATATTGTTAACCCTGCAGCGCCTGGTAAGGGCGACCATTTGGTTAATACTAGCAAAGCCACCACCTCCGTTTTAGCCACAAAAGACTGCACAATTGAAAATTCCCCAATTAGCATACCAAAAAatcagcaggaggaggaggcaggAGAGGGAGGGGAGCAGGCGAAGGAGAGAGGGGAAGAGGAAGCGGCGCTAGGCGCAGCAGAAGGAGAGAGCAAAGAGGAGAAGCAAGTGGAGGCAAGAGAggcgcaggaggaggaggaggaggacgacgacgaggtGGATGTGGGCGTAGAGGCGCCACGCCCCCGCTTCTATAACACCGGCGTGGTCCTGACCCAGGCCCAGCGCAAGGAGTATCCCCAGGAGCCAAAGGACTTGTCCCTAACCCTCAGCCACGCCCTCGCCCAATCCTCGCCAGCTTCCCCACAGCCGCCGCATCATCCGCACAGCGACTCggactccgactccgactcgGATGGCGGCTGCAAGCTAATCGTTGACGAGAAGCCCCCATTGCCGGTGATCAAGCCTCTGTCCCTGCGCCTGCGCAGCACACCGCCGCCAGCGGATCAGCGGCCGAGTCCGCCGCCTCCGCGTGACCCGGCGCCCGCCGTTCGCTGCTCGGTGATCCAGAGGGCACCGCAGGCCAGCCGGCCCGGATTCCTCCTGCCGCCCCTCGATCAACTGGGCccggagcagcaggagccCATCGATTACCACGTGCCGAAGCGGCGCAGTCCCTCGTACGATTCCGATGAGGAGCTGAACGCCCGGAGGCTGGAGAGAGCGCGTCAGGTGCGCGAGGCACGACGCAGGAGCACCATTTTGGCCGCCCGCGTCCTCTTGGCCCAGTCCCAAAGGCTAAATCCCCGATTGGTGCGCTCGCTGCCGGGCATTTTGGCCGCTGCCGCGGGACACGGACGCAATAGTAGCAGCTCCAGCGGAGCCGCCGGCCAGGGCTTCCAATCTTCCGGTTTTGGCAGCCAGAACAGCGGTAGCGGCTCGTCCAGTGGCAATCAGAACTCGGGCAGCGGTGCTGGTTCACCCGGATCTGGTGCCGGAGGCGGCGGTGGCATGGGCGGCGGTCGCGACGGCCGAGGGAATTACGGACCCAACTCACCGCCAACGGGAGCATTGCCCCCATTCTACGAGAGCCTCAAGAGCGGCCAACAGAGCACGGCCAGCAACAATACGGGCCAGAGTCCCGGCTCGAATCACTCGCACTTCAACGGGAATCCAGCGAATTTCCTGCAAAACGCCGCAGCGGCAGCGTACATAATGTCAGCTGGGTCTGGAGGAgcaggcggcggaggaggtggcTCCGGGAGCGGAGGTGGAGCAGCCGGACCGGGTGGCGCTTCGGCAAacagtggtggtggtggcggcggcggcaatgGTTACATCAATTGCGGCGGTGTTGGTGGTCCAAACAATAATCTCGACGGTAATAATCTCTTGAACTTCGCCGGTGTTTCTAACTATAACGACTCCAATTCCAAATTCCATAAtcaccatcaccatcatcatcataacaacaacaataacaacaacaacggtgGTCAATCATCGATGATGGGTCATCCCTTTTACGGCGGCAATCCCTCAGCCTACGGGATAATACTGAAGGATGAGCCGGATATCGAGTACGACGAGGCGAAGATCGATATCGGCACCTTTGCGCAGAACATAATCCAGGCAACGATGGGCAGTTCCGGTCAGTTCAATGCCAGCGCCTACGAGGACGCTATCATGTCGGATTTGGCCAGTTCGGGTCAGTGTCCGAACGGGGCCGTCGATCCCCTCCAGTTTACGGCCACGCTGATGCTGAGTTCGCAGACGGATCATCTGCTGGAGCAGCTGTCCGATGCCGTCGACCTGAGCTCGTTCCTGCAGCGCAGCTGCGTGGACGACGAGGAGTCCACCAGTCCGCGGCAGGACTTCGAGCTGGTGTCCACGCCCTCGCTGACGCCGGACTCGGTGACGCCCGTGGAGCAGCACAATGCCAATACATCCGAGCTGGATGCCCTGCACGAGAATCTGTTGACGCAGTTGACCCACAACATGGCCCGGAACGGCAGcaatcagcagcagcatccacatcatcagcagcacagcgtgcaacagcagcagcagcagcagcacagtgtgccacagcagcagcacaatgtgcaacagcagcataatgtgcagcagcagcaacatggtGTGCAGCAGCAACCACCGCCCTCGTATCAGCATGCCACGCGCGGCCTGatgatgcagcagcagccgcagcacgGCGGCTATCAGCAGCAGGCTGCCATGatgtcgcagcagcagcagcaactgctcagccagcagcaacagtcgcaccatcagcagcagcagcaacacgcTGCTGCCTACCAGCAGCACAACATGtatgcccagcagcagcaacaccaccagcaacagcagcagcatcacttccaccaccagcaacagcagcagcaacagtcaCACCACTCGCATCACCATGGCCATGGCCATGACAACAGCAACATGTCGCTGCCCTCGCCAacggctgctgcagctgcggctgctgcggcggctgctgctgcggctgctgccgccgccgctcaTCTGCAGCGACCgatgagcagcagcagcagctccggcggcaccaacagcagcaacagcagcggcggtggcagcagcaacagtccGCTCCTGGACGCAAATGCCgccgcggcagcagcagctgccctGCTCGACACCAAGCCACTCATCCAAAGC GGCAAACAAATCACCCTGATGAAGACCACCAGGTACACGGAGTTTGTAGAGATGGTGGCACTGGATGTGCTGCTCAAGCCAGAGCAGTGCATTGAAGTCAAGCCAGAAGTGACCGAGATAACCGCCGAGGAGTTGGCCTTGGAGGCCGAGGCACCGGTGGTGGCCACGGGAACTCCGgctccaccaccaccgccagcAGCAGCCTCGTCGTCGGGCAGAAAGCTGCGCGGACGGGCCAAGGCGGTGGCCTATGGCTCGACCATGATCACGCTGATATCCACGCTGAAATCCTCGCCAGAAGTGCCGGCCACCAAGACGGTGCACCGCACCACCTTGCGATCGTTGgcgtcggcggcggcggccacggCAGCGGGACTGTTGGCGCCGTCGCCCACCGTTTCCGTTTTGAATGAGAGCAAAGTCTTGCAGCGGCGC TTGGGCTTGCCGCCGGATCTCCAGCTGGAGTTTGTGAACGGCGGACATGGCATTAAGAATCCGCTGGCCGTGGAGAATGCCCATGGTGGCCATCACCGAATACGCAACATCGATTGCATTGATGATCTCAGCAAGCATGGCCACcactcgcagcagcagcaacagcagcagcagggctcaccgcagcaacagcagggcATGCAGCAGtcggtgcagcagcagcagcagcagcaatccctccagcagcaacagcagcagcagcaactgcatcagcaccacagcaacagcagtgcCAGCAGCAATGCCAGCAGTCACGGCTCGGCCGAAGCCCTGTGCATGGGCTCATCCTCCGGCGGGGCCAACGAGGACTCGTCCTCGGGCAACAACAAGTTCGTGTGCCGCGTCTGCATGAAGACCTTCTCGCTGCAGCGACTGCTCAATCGGCACATGAAGTGCCACTCGGACATCAAGCGCTATCTGTGCACCTTCTGCGGCAAGGGCTTCAACGACACCTTCGACCTCAAGCGGCACACGCGCACCCACACGGGCGTGCGGCCGTACAAGTGCAACCTGTGCGAGAAGAGCTTCACGCAGCGCTGCTCCCTGGAGTCGCACTGCCAGAAGGTGCACAGCGTGCAGCACCAGTACGCCTACAAGGAGCGCAGGGCCAAG ATGTACGTGTGCGAGGAGTGCGGCCACACCACCTGCGAGCCGGAGGTTCACTATCTGCACCTGAAGAACAACCATCCGTTCTCGCCGGCGCTGCTCAAGTTCTACGACAAGCGGCACTTCAAGTTCACCAACTCGCAGTTTGCCAACAATCTGCTCGGCCAGCTGCCCATGCCAGTCCATAACTAG